A genomic region of Paroedura picta isolate Pp20150507F chromosome 4, Ppicta_v3.0, whole genome shotgun sequence contains the following coding sequences:
- the EDEM2 gene encoding ER degradation-enhancing alpha-mannosidase-like protein 2 has protein sequence MLRSFHWLGWFCLWVLHLVGQLSPATGKGVDVAHYRERVKSMFYHAYNNYLENAFPYDELRPLTCDGQDTWGSFSLTLIDALDTLLILGNVSEFQRVVNVLQEGVNFDIDVNASVFETNIRVVGGLLSAHLLSKKAGIEVEAGWPCSGPLLRMAEDAARKLLPAFQTPTGMPYGTVNLLHGVNPGETPVTCTAGIGTFIVEFAALSHLTGDPVFEDVARKALKTLWKNRSEIGLVGNHIDVVTAKWVAQDAGIGAGVDSYFEYLVKGAILLQDEELMSMFLDYNKAIKNYTKFDDWYLWVQMYKGTVSMPVFQSLEAYWPGLQSLIGDIDNAMRTFLNYYTVWRQFGGLPEFYNIPQGYTVEKREGYPLRPELIESAMYLYRATRDPTLLELGRDVVEAIEKISKVECGFATIKDLRDHRLDNRMESFFLAETVKYLYLLFDSDNFIHNNGSSFDLVLTPYGECVLGAGGYIFNTEAHPIDPAALHCCKKQKEEQWEVEDLIREFYSLNRSKKFRLMRTSDKREDEGQKDSAEPSSEHCKEQINSKQKERRIPLLSCPSQPFNSKLAVLGQVFLDNT, from the exons ATGCTGCGCTCATTCCACTGGCTGGGCTGGTTCTGTCTGTGGGTCCTGCACCTGGTCGGGCAGTTGTCTCCTGCCACAGGGAAGGGGGTCGACGTCGCCCATTATAG GGAGCGAGTCAAGTCCATGTTTTATCATGCTTATAACAACTACTTGGAAAATGCCTTCCCTTATGATGAGCTGCGTCCTTTGACATGTGATGGGCAGGACACTTGGGGAAG tttttctctcacaCTGATTGATGCTCTAGATACTCTACTA ATATTGGGGAATGTCTCAGAATTCCAGAGAGTTGTCAATGTACTGCAGGAAGGTGTGAATTTTGATATCGACGTAAATGCTTCTGTCTTTGAAACCAATATCAGAG TGGTTGGTGGCCTCCTGTCTGCTCACTTGCTGTCAAAAAAGGCTGGCATTGAAGTGGAAGCAGGATGGCCATGCTCTGGACCCCTCCTGAGGATGGCAGAGGATGCAGCTCGAAAACTTTTGCCAG CTTTTCAGACCCCAACTGGAATGCCATATGGGACAGTTAATTTACTGCATGGAGTCAACCCTGGAGAGACTCCAGTGACTTGCACTGCTGGTATTGGAACATTTATAGTGGAATTTGCTGCTTTGAGTCACCTTACAGGTGATCCAGTATTTGAAGATGTTGCCAGAAAAGCTCTTAAGACCCTCTGGAAAAATCGGTCTGAGATTGGCTTG GTAGGTAACCATATTGATGTGGTAACTGCCAAGTGGGTGGCTCAGGATGCTGGCATTGGAGCTGGAGTAGATTCCTACTTTGAATATCTTGTTAAAGGAGCCATCCTCTTGCAGGATGAGGAGCTGATGTCCATGTTCCTTG ATTATAACAAAGCCATAAAGAACTACACAAAATTTGATGATTGGTACCTCTGGGTTCAGATGTACAAAGGGACAGTCTCAATGCCCGTCTTCCAGTCCCTCGAGGCTTACTGGCCTGGCTTACAG AGCCTTATTGGAGACATAGATAACGCAATGCGAACATTCCTCAATTATTACACTGTTTGGAGGCAGTTTGGTGGCCTACCTGAGTTCTATAACATTCCCCAGGGCTATACAGTGGAAAAACGTGAAGGGTACCCACTGAGACCTG AACTAATTGAGAGTGCAATGTATTTATATCGGGCTACCCGAGATCCTACTCTTTTGGAGCTGGGCAGAGATGTGGTAGAAGCAATAGAGAAAATCAGCAAGGTTGAGTGTGGCTTTGCAACA ATCAAAGATCTGAGAGATCACAGATTGGATAACCGCATGGAGTCCTTCTTCTTGGCCGAAACGGTGAAATATTTGTATCTGCTGTTTGACTCAGATAACTTTATTCATAACAACGGGTCATCCTTTGATCTCGTGCTGACGCCATATGGCGAATGTGTTCTTGGTGCCGGTGGATACATCTTCAATACAGAAGCTCATCCGATAGACCCAGCTGCCTTGCACTGTTGCAAGAAACAAAAGGAAGAGCAGTGGGAAGTTGAAGATTTAATCCGGGAATTCTATTCTCTGAACAGAAGCAAGAAATTCAGGTTGATGAGAACTTCAGATAAAAGAGAGGATGAAGGgcagaaagactctgcagagccTTCTTCTGAACACTGTAAGGAGCAAATAAActctaaacagaaagaaagaagaatccCCCTCTTGAGCTGCCCTAGTCAACCTTTTAACTCAAAATTAGCAGTTTTAGGGCAGGTCTTCTTGGACAacacatga